One region of Coregonus clupeaformis isolate EN_2021a chromosome 31, ASM2061545v1, whole genome shotgun sequence genomic DNA includes:
- the LOC121548041 gene encoding inward rectifier potassium channel 16-like, which produces MNNDYTEVSPSDPSIDTYTTPLFAVKAEIGYQHKKRRYVRKDGNCNVLFRHVPEEWLMYVTDIFTTLVEIRWRVMFLIFTLSYILSWLFFGILYWLIALANGDMKDPTNAPCMYEVRDFTAAFLFSLETQTSIGYGFRGMSENCMVAIIVVTVQDVISCFIDTFVIGIAVAEMASTRKLTQTVGFSNCAVINLRNGRLCLSWRIGDFRRHHMVEGTARAQIFRPTMHATGRVDVNYKDLEIKQSDILLAIPTTIFHIIEPSSPLYRMSLEDLRKDDFELVVSFTYTDDSTGILRQTRTSYTPDEIHWGQLFQEMLNVNLEYYKVNYSMFHHIAKVLVPEVSAEEYDQIKLRRSPRHSPRPKRPSMDGTPPMVTVELVKGTTEPEVQAATVATIAAVCEDHGHLCLPRNPILT; this is translated from the coding sequence ATGAACAATGACTACACTGAGGTCAGTCCCTCTGATCCCTCCATCGACACCTACACCACCCCGCTGTTCGCCGTGAAGGCCGAGATCGGCTACCAGCACAAGAAGCGTCGCTACGTCCGCAAAGATGGCAACTGCAATGTCCTGTTCCGCCATGTCCCTGAGGAGTGGCTCATGTACGTCACCGACATCTTTACTACGCTGGTGGAGATCAGGTGGAGGGTTATGTTCCTCATCTTCACCCTCTCTTACATTCTCTCCTGGCTCTTCTTCGGCATCCTCTACTGGTTGATCGCCCTGGCTAATGGCGACATGAAGGACCCTACCAACGCCCCTTGTATGTACGAGGTGAGGGACTTCACTGCGGCTTTCCTATTCTCATTGGAGACCCAGACCTCGATCGGTTACGGTTTTAGAGGGATGTCGGAGAACTGCATGGTGGCAATCATCGTCGTGACCGTGCAGGATGTCATCAGCTGTTTTATTGATACATTTGTCATCGGTATCGCTGTGGCGGAGATGGCATCGACACGGAAACTGACGCAGACGGTAGGCTTCAGCAACTGCGCTGTCATCAACCTGCGAAACGGACGTTTGTGCCTGTCATGGAGGATCGGGGACTTCCGCCGGCACCACATGGTGGAGGGGACGGCTCGTGCCCAAATCTTCCGCCCCACCATGCATGCCACGGGGAGGGTGGACGTCAACTACAAGGACCTGGAAATCAAACAGAGTGATATCCTTTTAGCCATACCAACCACCATCTTCCACATTATTGAGCCCAGTAGTCCACTCTACCGCATGAGCCTGGAGGATCTTCGGAAAGACGATTTTGAGCTTGTGGTGTCCTTCACCTACACGGATGACTCGACGGGCATCCTGCGCCAGACTCGCACCTCCTACACACCCGACGAGATCCATTGGGGACAGCTGTTCCAAGAGATGCTGAATGTAAACCTGGAGTACTACAAGGTAAACTATTCCATGTTCCACCACATTGCTAAGGTCCTGGTTCCGGAGGTCAGTGCTGAGGAGTACGATCAAATAAAGCTTCGGCGTTCCCCACGTCACTCCCCGCGCCCCAAGCGCCCGAGCATGGATGGCACACCCCCGATGGTGACTGTGGAACTGGTCAAAGGCACCACAGAACCTGAGGTACAGGCAGCCACGGTTGCTACTATCGCAGCAGTTTGTGAGGACCACGGACATTTGTGTCTTCCAAGGAACCCCATTCTGACGTAG